In Shewanella sp. MR-4, the genomic stretch TAAACATTTGTGTGTTTTGCGATCCGCCTCACAATCGCCTTTGGCGCTGTTAATAGGCTGTATAGTGACTGCTACGCCTGCTTTATTTTCACCATGAAAATCAATCAGCTGAAATTTTATTGAATTTTAATTACACAAATTATAGCAACCAGTACGCTATTCAAAATTAACACAATGAACACAACCTCTTTTAAAACATTGAATTGCGATAAAACCGTTCATAATATCACCTTGCAGTTGTATGAATCCAAGCGTTAAAATGACCTCGATATGTAATTTAATTACATCCCTTCTTGATTTATACCCCAGCAGGCCACCATGTTTAACAATGCAAAAACCAGCACATTGACGGCGCTGCCCTCAGTGTTTGCGAGTATTTTATTGATCATTATCGGCATTTCCTCCTATCGGGGCTTTGCCGAACTCAATGACACCAGCAGCAGACTTGTCAACAATACCCAGCTCGCAGAGACTTTCACGAGTGTGCGAGAATCGTTTTTCGAGTTGCGCTTAGCGACATTAGTCCATAACAGCGATGCCATCAGTACACAGCAACGCAATGTGCAGCAGCTCATTGAAAAACTCGAAGACTTTAATACCGATTTTATGGGGCAAGATGCCAGAACGATCCGCACGCTATTACCGCAAATTGAGCAATATGTGCGTCTATATCAGCAAGAAATCGCCTACGCCAAACAAACTGGCACAGAGCCAGAACTTACACGCGAGCGCGGGGCTCTTGGTCCCAAGGTAAGTCATGAGATTAATCAATTAGTTAAGTTGATCACTCAACGCAACCATGAACTGGGTAAACAGGCAGAAGATAAAGTAAACGCCACCGAGGCATTGCTCCTTGGCCTAATCCTAATTGCGATTGTCGCTTCCTTACTAAGCGCCTTCTTTATGAGCAGACGTTTGGTCAATATCGTTAATCAAATCAAACGCGTTGTTGAGCGCCTTGCCGATGGCGATCTGACTCAGAAGACCCAAATCAGCGGTCAAAACGAACTGTGTTCGCTCGGCGCCGATCTCGACCGAGTCATTGACCATTTGCGTCATATGATTTCCGATATTGCCCAGGCCTCTGAACATATGTCGGATCAAATTGGTCAGCTTAATGTGCAGTCCAACGCCAATACCCATGCATTGCAAACCCACGCGGTAGAAACCGACCAAGTGGTTACGGCCATGACCGAAATGAGTGCTACTGCCCATAACGTTGCCGGTGATGCCGCCTCTGCTGCACGCTTTACCCAGCAGGCAAATGAACAGGCGGATAAGTCGAAAAAAGCGGTCGAACAAGCGGCAAATACTGTTATCGCCTTGGTTGGTAAGGTCGATACCGCCGCCCACACCATAGCGGAAATGAATGAAAACACTCGCCATATCGCCACTATCTTAGGTGTGATTGGAGATATTGCCGACCAAACCAACTTACTCGCCCTTAACGCCGCCATCGAAGCCGCCCGCGCTGGCGAACAAGGCCGAGGCTTTGCCGTCGTCGCCGATGAAGTACGCGCCCTAGCCGCTCGCACCCAAGCGAGCACGGCCGAGATCAATCAAATGTTAGAACGCCTACGCACAGGTGCTAACAGCGCCGTTAATGCGATGGATGAGACAAAACAGAGTTGCCAAGATGCAGCGGACACCACTACGCTGGTGACTGAAAGCCTTGAAACCTTAACGACCTATGTATTTGATATTAATGGATTGAGCAATCAAATCGCCACCGCCGCCGAAGAACAAAGCGCCGTGAGTGAAGAGATTAATCGTAACTTGAATACCATTCGCGAAATGGTAGATGAACTGAATCAAAGCGGTAAAGCAACCCTCAATAGCGCAACCTCTTTGGCCGCCACGAAAGAACAGCTAACAGGCGTAGTCTCGCATTTTAGACTCTAATTCGAGTCAGCTAAGTCGTTACAATGGCCTAATATCGCAAGATGTTAGGCCAAACTTTTTTAGAGCTATGCATAAAGCCTTAAATAAACATCTAATGGCTTTCTTCAGCACCTAGCTATAATCTAGCCCATAAATACTTAACAGCTAATCAAAGCTATGACAGATATCCTAAAGACAAAGTCGATGTACCTCGCTATAGGCATGCTTATTGGGGTCGTTATTGGCTTTCTCTCACTATGGATAAGCAATTTGTTTATAGCGATAGCATCCATTCTTGGTTGGTTAGTGCTAATGGCTGGCGTGCCTTCCTCTAATAGTCACCAAGTTCGGATAGCGTTCTTCTTTATATTCGTCAGCCTATTACCCGTCTCGTGGGGAATTTACACAACTGCCAATTAATCTCGTATTCACCGCACTAGCGGCGATAAGGGTTTCGATCGCACGATAAGTGGATGAAGTGATGACCGCATGCTTTAGCAATAAAATAGAAGCCATAACAGGAATTACTCAACTTCCTCGCTCTGTTTCTTCTGCTCTAAGCTCGCCCAATATCCTGCCAGCAGGGCGCCTGAAAGGTTATGCCAGATCGAGAAAATTGCGCTAGGGACAGCGGAGAGCGGGCTAAAAAACTTGATGCATAATGCGGTCGCAAGGCCTGAGTTTTGCAGCCCTACCTCAATCGAAATGGTTTTACACACTGTATGGTTAAAGCCGAGCAAGCGGCAGCAGGTATAACCCAAGGCGAGTCCCACACCATTATGTAGAAACACCGCGAGTAAAATCACAGGCCCCACCTGCGAAAATTGCCCTGCATTTAGGGCCACAATAATGCAGATGGCCAGTACAATCGCCACGATAGAAATGATGGGCAATGCAGGGGCTAGTTTAGCCACCTGCGGTTTAAAGAAGTGATTCAACACCACACCCACAGTCACAGGGACAAGCACGATTTTAACGAGGCTGACTAGCATATCCATTAAAGGAATAGCGACCATCTCACCGATTAATAGCTCAATAATCAAGGGTGTGAGTACCACACCCGCTAAGGTCGATAGCGCAGTCATAGTGATAGATAAGGCGACATCGCCCTTGGCCAAATAGCAAATCACGTTCGATGCCGTACCACCCGCCACACTCCCCACCAGCACCATGCCTATGGTCAATTCCCGATTGAGTCCTAATAGCAAACTAATGGCTAAGGCGCTTAAGGGCATCAGAGTAAATTGCAAGATTAAGCCTGTGATAACGGCACGTTTCTGTTTGAATGCATTGGCAAAATCCCGCACATCTAAGGTCAATCCCATGGATAACATAATCACCACCAGCAACGGCACTATGCTGGTTTTCAATCCGCTAAACCATGCGGGCATCAAATACGCCGTACCCGTCCCAAGTAAGGCAAATAGCGGAAAAAAGCGGTTGATATTAACCAATGGGGATCCTCCAAGATTTCAGGCAGTTTGGGGAGATTAAGCAATGTCCGCAGGGATAATGACAGCCAGATACCCTCAGTACAAGTCAAAATGCCCACAAGTAAGAAGCTCAACTTTTTATCATTTCAGTCTTTCGATTGAGCACTAAAGTTAATCGCTCAAATTCAATAACAAACAGCCAAAAACCTCAGTAAATATGCATCTATGTTTACTAAAACATGATCTGCTTAACAAAAAGCCAGTGATTTCCTTGTTAGGAAACCGTAACTTATAACCAGTTCACGTTTTGCTTACTCCATACGAGGTAGTCTAATTGCGCTAGGTGGTCGTGAATTACCTAAAGCAATTTCGGTGTTTACGGTTAGCACTCTCAGATAGGAATCGTTATGTCTTCAGTTATTCAAACGCTCAATGGCGCGATCGCAACGCCTTATCAAGCGAATATTACCGTCCCTAACTGGATGCTCAGCTCGATGGAACGAGTCATGCAGTATTATGTCGATAAGAATCTTCGCCTCGATACGCTCTCCGCCGACATCATGCCCGCTCCGGTCGAAGGTAAAAAGTACATGCTTTATGCCCATGTGCCCTTCTGCCATACCTTGTGTTCTTACTGTACCTTCCACCGTTTTATGTTTAAGGAAGACAAGGCGCGCGCTTACTTTATCTCTCTGCGTAAAGAGATGGAGATGGTCAAAGCCTTAGGCTATGACTTTGAATCTATGTACATTGGCGGCGGCACCACCACAGTATTAGAAGACGAACTCGCCCGTACCATTGAGCATGCCAAGACCCTATTCCCAAGCATTAAAGAAGTATCTTGCGAGTCGGATCCACAGCATTTAGACAGCCCAGGCTTTAAGCAACTCAAGGGCTTAGTGGATCGTATGTCCATCGGCGTACAAAGCTTTAACGATGACATTTTAAAAATGACCGACCGCCTCGAAAAATTCGGCACAGGTCAGCAAACCTTCGACAAGATCATGGCGGCCAAAGAGCTGTTCCCCATTATCAACGTCGACCTGATTTTTGGCTTCCGCGGTCAAACCGATGAAGTGATCCAGCACGACTTAGACATGGCCTCACGCCTCGACCCCAGACAGATCACCACCTATCCGCTGATGATCACGCACCAAACGCGTAAGAGTGTTAAAGGTAAACTGGCAGCGCCACAGGCGGATATGGCCAACCAATATCGCCAGATCTTAAACCGTTTAAATGGTCAATATAATCAATTGTCTGCATGGGCCTTTGGTAAGGCGAATGACGAAGGCTTCGACGAATATGTTATCGATTACGATGAGTATTTAGGGGTGGGTTCAGGCTCATTTAGCTTCTTGAATGACACTTTATACGTCAACACCTTCTCGCTGCGTAAATACCAAGAGCGGATCGCCGCTGGCAAGATGGGCGTAGAGCAACAGAAAAACTACAGCAAAAAGGATGTGATGCAGTATCGCTTCCTGCTGGGGATGTTCTCTGGCCGTCTATCGCGCAAATACTTCCGCGAAACCTTTGGCGTTAACTTAGACACAGCCCTGTTTAAGGAAATGACCTCGATGAAACTGATTGGCGCCATCAAGAACGACCCCACAGATCCCGATAATCTGATCATCACAGATAACGGTAAGATGATGGGCCTGTTAATGATGAAAGAGTTCTACGCCGGCATGGATAACGTGCGCGCCCAATTGCGTAAGCCACTCAAGCCCTGCGATATGTAAATATCGGTTGAACCACAAAAGGCCCATGATGGGCCTTTTTGTTAGCGCCATTTCAGGCTACGCTTGCCACCACTCACGCATGAGTCTATCACCCAGTAATAAAGGAGTATTCGTTATGGGTTTTAATGAGCAAGAAAGACAAGCACTACTCGCCGTTAAGGGCGTTGGCCCGACTGTCATTAAACGCTTTGAAGAAATCGGTATTAGCTCACTCGCGCAGTTGGCCGAGCATGAGGTCGAAGATATCGCCAACCTAGTCGCCAGCATGCTACGCACCACTTGTTGGAAGAACAGCCCACAGGCTCGCAATGCCATCGCCGCAGCCATTAAGCTTGCCCGCCGCGCTTAATCCTTTATTGCTATCTTTTGAGATGTTTATGTCAATCCATATTCGCGCCTTAATGGGCGGTTTACTCGCGCTGCTGAGCACAGCAGCCTTCGCCAATGACAGCAGTTTTGGTGATGCTAATGGCTCTATCACCCTTAAATATCAGCCACATATCAGTATGGACAAGGAGTCGCTCTTTATCAGCGAGGCCGAAGTCAAGGTCGATTACCTGTTTACCAACACCAGTTCGCAGGATCTTATCGTCCCCATCGCCTTCCCTATGCCGCCGATGTTTTTTGGCTCCGCCGATCACAGCAGCATCGATAACTTCACCCTCAAAGTAAATGGCAAAACCCAACCAACTGAGCACAGGCTCGTCGCCCAACTTGCCGATAAGACGGATATTTCACAAGAGCTTAAAAAACTCGGCTGGGGCGTAGAAGAAGTCGCTTACTTTGCCGAGTATGGCGAAGTCCCCAAGGGCAAACCCGCGCTCCCCAAGGAATGGCTAGATGGGGACCAACAAATCGCCTTTACCCTGAGTGACTACTTTGTGTGGCAGCAAACCTTTCCCGCAGGTAAAGCCGTTGCCATCAGCCACAGTTATACCCCGAGCCTCCCAACGGGCGTGCCCGATACCGCCAGCAGTATTATCGATACTTACACTGAGCTTGCCTGTTTAGATGAAAGCGCCAAGCAAGGGATTCGTAAGCGAAACCTTATCGTTAAACAAGACGGCGAAGCTCAGGAGATTGGTGTCGAGTGGAGCCACCTTAGCTATATTTTGGTGACGGCCAATAACTGGCAAGGGGCGATTAAGGACTTCAAACTGACGCTGAAAAAATCCCAGCCAACAGATCTCATTAGCTTGTGTTTTGATGGCGAGCTTAAAAAAATCGACCCACTCACCTTTGAGTTTCAGCAAAAGCAGTTCACGCCAACGCAGGATCTCAGCATCCTATTTATCCGTAAACCGGATTACTAAGTGATCTTGAGTGCCATCGCTGTGAGCGCTGGGAGTGCGAGAACCTGACAAGATCAGAATATGCGCCGTTAGTTTGCCCCATCTCAGTTGAAGTTGTGCGCCACCTATAGCGCATTCATTTCTTCCTCGAGCTAGAGTATGCTGTTCTATCCATTCGATTAAACAGTAGTAACGTAATGCAAGATGTGGCCTTAGTGTTAGAGGGCGGCGGCCTGAGGGCAATTTATACCGCCGGTGTGTTAGATGCCTTTTTGCAGCAACAATTGCACTTCCCCTATGTCATTGGTGTATCGGCGGGGGCGATTTATCCCGCTTCTTATGTCTCACGCCAATTTGGCCGCAATTTACAAATTCAGCAGCAATATCTGCGGGATAAGCGCTACATGGGGCTGCGCCACTGGTTAACCACGGGCAATTACGTCAACACCGACTTTACCTATAAGCGCATGGCCTATGAGTTACTGCCTTTTGATTTTAAAACCTTTTTAGGCAGCGGAACCGAGTTTAAGGTCGGGGCGTTTAACTGCCAAACAGGACAAACTGATTACTTTGGCATGGCCGATTTTCAAGAACACGACAAATTGCTCGATGTGCTTATCGCCTCCTCTAGCCTGCCTTTTATGGCCAATCCCTATCGGATAAACCAGCAAACCTACCTCGACGGCGGTATCGCCGCGCCCATTCCGGTAGCGAAGGCGCAGCAAGAGGGCTATAAGCGACAGGTGGTGATCCTGACTCAAGACGCAAACTATCGAAAATCGCCGATGAAGTTCAACTGGTTAGCACGCAAGCGTTATCAAGCTTATCCGGCAGTGGCCGCCGCGCTCAAAGTACGCCACCAACGTTATAACCAATCCCTCGAGGAACTCGCCCAGAGTGTTGCCAGCGGCCATACCTTTGTGATCCGCCCTGCTGCGCCACTTAACCTCTCGCGACTTGACCGCAATATCGATAAAGTGACCGCCGTATATCGCCAAGGGCTGGCCGATGGGCAGGCGATTTTGCCCAAGCTGCAGGCTTGGCTAAACACTGGGGCAGATATCAGTTAGGGAGCGAGGCGCTGACTTTGTTAATAATCAGTTCCCGCAGCCATTTATGGCTGAGATCGTGCTCGAAATGCTTATGCCACATCAGCAGATACGCACCGGGGATCAGTTTAATCGGTGAGGGTAAATACATAAGATCAAACGACTTCATCACCGCCAAGGCATAACGGGAAGGAGCGCAGAGAATCAAATCACTCTGCTCACACAGGGCCAACGCACTCTGGAAGTCGGTCATATTCACCGCAATATCCCGTTTACGCCCTTGGATTTGCAGCACATCGTCTAACAACCAATGTTCCAAACCACCAAAAGCAACCTGTAATTGGCGATAGCTTAAAAAGGTATCGAGATCCCATTCCTGCGATAGTGCAGGATGGTCACGGCGCATCAGGCACACTGTGTAATCCTGAACCAATTCAACATAATGGATATCGTCCGGAATATGGTTTACGTGCATGGGCGAACGTTCATCCCATTCGCGACAACCTATGGCTAGATCGATATCGCAGCGCTGGAGTCTGTCCATGGTATCCAGCCGCCAGGTTTGGCAATTAATGCTCACACCGGGCGCCTGCGCTAAGAGCGAAGGCATAAAGTGTGGGAAGGTCAGCGAATAGGTCGTTTCGACCAGATGCATCCGAAACTGGCGCTGGCTTAAGGCGGGTTCAAAACTGTCTGGCCGGGTAAATTGCGCTAATTGCTGTAAGCATTGACGTAAATCGGGCGCCAGCGACAGTGCCTTGGGCGTCGGCTTGAGGCCGTAGGCGGTGCGCTCGAATAAGGGGTCATCAAACACTTCACGCAGGCGAGTCAATTGCTTGCTCACCGCCGACTGACTCAAATGCAGCCGCGCCGCTGCGGCCGTGACACTCTGCTCCTCGAGGAGAATTTCCAGTACGGGCAGTAAGTTTAAGTCTAAGTGTTTTAACATCTAACCCCTCGCTTTTAAGGGATTCCACCTCAAGTTTTGCGGCAACTTCATCAGCAGTAGCGACAGCAAAATCACTAAAATCCCTGCCCACTGGCGCATATCTAAGGCTTCACCCACAATCAATACGCCTAATGATACGGCAACCACGGGATTGACTAAAGCCACCATCCCCATGATTTCTGGTCCTAAATTTCGCATTGACCAGAGCCAAGCCCAATAAGCCACTGCGGTATTGGCGGTAACCAACCAGATTAACGAGGGAACCACATCCATACTGGGGATCTGTGGCGGCCCCGCCATAAACCAAGCCAGCGGGATCAACATCAATCCCCCCAAGAGTAATTGCCAAGCGGTGAGCACTAAAAAGTCGCCCACATCCCAGCGCTGCATCCAACGGGAAGAAAAGGCAATCAGAGTCGTCGCGCTCAGCATACACAGTACACCAATCGGGTCGAGATCCGCCGAGGGATTCAGTAATAGAATCACGCCACCGAGGCCCATTAAGCCAAGCAGTAACCACTTCATCCCCGGGCGTTTTTTATCAATCAGCCAAGCGAGGATCAAAAAGATTAATGGCAATGTCGCACCCAGCGTGCCCGCAACGGCGCCGGGTAGCCGATAGGCGCCAATAAACAGCAGCGCAAAGAAGGCGCCAATATTACAAAACGCCAGCAAGCTTAATTTAGACCATGCCAGTGTCGGCAAACGTGGGCGCAGCATCAGCAGCAAAATGCCCGCAGGCAGCGCGCGCCAAACCGCCACCCAGTAGGGTGACATATCCTGTAAGTAAAGACTCACCAGTGCATAGGTGGTCCCCCAAAACACGGGGGCGAGTAACGCAATCACAAACGGCATAATGACTTCTTAAAAAGTATCTTGATACTGAGATATATTACTTTGAGAGAATAGAACAGGCAAGTGCTGAGATAAGGTTAATAGGGAGAAAAGAAAAATGGATTCGCGTTTATACTGCTTTAGATATGCGCACGCAGAGCTGCGCTTAAGGCTTGTTTGCCGTATAATCGGGCGTCATTTTTTACAGGCGGGCAAGCATGTTCCATATCGCACTCTATGAGCCAGAAATCGCACCCAACACGGGTAATATCATTCGCCTTTGCGCAAACAACGGCAGCCAACTGCATCTAATTGAGCCACTAGGGTTTGATTTTGAAGAGAAAAAACTGCGCCGCGCGGGCCTAGACTATGCCGATTTAACCAATGTGACTCGCCATAAAAACTTCGATGCCTTCCTCGAAGCCATGGCAGGCAAACGCATTATGGCCTGTACCACTAAGGGCAGCCGCCCTCACACTGAACTCAGTTTTGCCAAGGATGACGTGCTATTATTTGGCCCAGAAACCCGTGGGCTACCTATGCCAATTATCGAGTCGATCCCAACCGAGCAGCGATTACGCATTCCGATGGCGGCCACCAGTCGCAGCCTCAATCTCTCCAATGCCGTGGCGATTATCAGCTACGAAGCCTGGCGTCAGCTCGGGTTTGAAGGCGCAATTTAATAGGTAGGAATACTGATTTGGATTAGGCTGGACTTCACCAGCCAATTTTCCAATCACTCAGCCAAATCATTCAGCCATCCACGCCGAAAGATCGCTTTAACTCAATTCACACCAAAACCAGATAACCTTGCCGCTATGTGTACAGTATGAATTGTCATTGTTACCTCAGTGACACGCCGCCTTTTTATTTAACAAGAGTTATCCCTATAGGCTCGACGGCGGCATCCATGCCGCCAACGGTCACTGGTGCAACAAATGCCAATCTTCACTAACCCTTTCGCTGCTCATTCAGCTAAAAAGGTATTGTCCCTTTTCGAGTTAGAATAAAAATTCATTCATATTTTGATACTACAGATTTCCCCTACTAAAACTTATCTAAAGGGCGTAAAGAAGCCCCCTGTATCCTACTTAGATAACAAAGGGGCGACCTAGTTTGTTCCACTTATCACTAACACACTGATTTTTCTTTGATATAAAAAATAAAGGCGGCATTATAATGATACAAAAGATGCAGATTAGCTGCTTAAGACGCGTTATGTACTAGGGGATTTTGAATGATCATCAGCAGTAAAACGAGTGAAAAACTTCGAGACTTAATAAACGAAGAGACTGAGTATCGTTCTGGGCCAAATTTGGTTAAGTTTTTTAATGCTCTAGGTTTTAATCACTCATATGGACAAGGCTTCCCCTCTCGTTGGAAGTATACAGACGATTGTTTAGAAGTAATCAATGGAACACCTCAACTTGATAAGTGCATTAAAACAGTATTCAATCCCGTCAATTTTATTAGCCGCATTGACAAGTTGGATCGCTGTATTGTCGAATTTAACCAGTATTTAGCTTTTGATAAATGGCAAGTTGTTAGAAATGAAGCTGAAATAACCTTCAAGAAGCTTCATAAAGTGGAGTTTAACGAGGATAGAGTGAAATCAAGTAGTCTGTCTGAGTCTGATTTTTTAAGTCGAGAGTTTAGTGGTTTCACTATCTCTGATTTAGGCTTGGACCCAAATGTAACTGATGTACTGAACAAACGAGTCGATGAAATTGAAAAAAATTATAATTCGGCAGCTTACCTTTCTACTATTTTAATCGCTGGTAGTACTTTAGAAGGTGTTTTTCTTGGATTAGCTTCTATTTATCCACGAGCATTTAACACGGTGAAGTCTTCCCCAAAAAATCGTGACGGTAAGGTTCAACCATTTCATGAATGGACTCTCGCTGCCTTTATTGATGTGGCAAAAGACTTAGAACTAATTCAGTTAGATACCCATAAATTTTCACATATTTTGAGGGACTTTCGTAATTATATTCACCCTTATCAACAAATGTCATCAGGCTTCACACCAAGAGAGCATACAGCTAAGATTTGTTTACAAGTACTTAAGGCTGCAATTACTGAAATAACTCTAAGCATCAATAAGCTACGTAATTAATGCGGCTAAGCTTCATTCAAATAGTGATATACAATGAAATTAAAACATTTATTACAGCATGATTTTATAAAAGACTTTGAAGGGCTCTTAGTTACTGAGTTTGAAAAAACATTATTTGTAGCGAGCCTAAGAAACTATTGTTCTCATGGAAATCCGTTGAGGTTTCACAACTTTGCTTTCTCAATGAGAGAGCTTGTTTTACGGATTATTGATCGCAGAGCTCCTGATAGCAAAGTTAAGTCTGCAGCTTGGTATTCGAGAGAGAGTGATAGATTCGAAATAACTAGGCGTCAAAAACTCAAATATTGCGCTCAAGGAATGCTGTCAGACGCTTATTTGGATACTGTGTCGTTAGAAGATCTAAATCACAGCATTAAAGACTACCTCAAAGAATTTAACTTCTTCAATAAATATACCCATATTACAGAAAAACACTTAAACACTTGCCCTAAGCAGTTTTACGCAGATATGAAGTTTATTATTCAGCGCTCTAGAGAAGTGATTGAAGAAATTGATTCGATGGAAAATTTAGTAGTCAATAGCATTCATGATACCTTACAAGATCACCTATTCGACTACGTTATCAATAACTTTCCAAGTGAGCTAGACATCCTAGCACACAACGTAATAGTTGAATCTGTATCTCCAGAGGAGCTTGTGGTTACTTATCTAGAGGAAAACGGTATCACTGTAGCGGTCTCGGGTACAGTTTATGTTACTCAAGAATACGGTAGAGGGGAGGACTTTACAGAATTATATG encodes the following:
- a CDS encoding methyl-accepting chemotaxis protein, whose amino-acid sequence is MFNNAKTSTLTALPSVFASILLIIIGISSYRGFAELNDTSSRLVNNTQLAETFTSVRESFFELRLATLVHNSDAISTQQRNVQQLIEKLEDFNTDFMGQDARTIRTLLPQIEQYVRLYQQEIAYAKQTGTEPELTRERGALGPKVSHEINQLVKLITQRNHELGKQAEDKVNATEALLLGLILIAIVASLLSAFFMSRRLVNIVNQIKRVVERLADGDLTQKTQISGQNELCSLGADLDRVIDHLRHMISDIAQASEHMSDQIGQLNVQSNANTHALQTHAVETDQVVTAMTEMSATAHNVAGDAASAARFTQQANEQADKSKKAVEQAANTVIALVGKVDTAAHTIAEMNENTRHIATILGVIGDIADQTNLLALNAAIEAARAGEQGRGFAVVADEVRALAARTQASTAEINQMLERLRTGANSAVNAMDETKQSCQDAADTTTLVTESLETLTTYVFDINGLSNQIATAAEEQSAVSEEINRNLNTIREMVDELNQSGKATLNSATSLAATKEQLTGVVSHFRL
- a CDS encoding bile acid:sodium symporter family protein gives rise to the protein MVNINRFFPLFALLGTGTAYLMPAWFSGLKTSIVPLLVVIMLSMGLTLDVRDFANAFKQKRAVITGLILQFTLMPLSALAISLLLGLNRELTIGMVLVGSVAGGTASNVICYLAKGDVALSITMTALSTLAGVVLTPLIIELLIGEMVAIPLMDMLVSLVKIVLVPVTVGVVLNHFFKPQVAKLAPALPIISIVAIVLAICIIVALNAGQFSQVGPVILLAVFLHNGVGLALGYTCCRLLGFNHTVCKTISIEVGLQNSGLATALCIKFFSPLSAVPSAIFSIWHNLSGALLAGYWASLEQKKQSEEVE
- a CDS encoding coproporphyrinogen III oxidase family protein, with amino-acid sequence MSSVIQTLNGAIATPYQANITVPNWMLSSMERVMQYYVDKNLRLDTLSADIMPAPVEGKKYMLYAHVPFCHTLCSYCTFHRFMFKEDKARAYFISLRKEMEMVKALGYDFESMYIGGGTTTVLEDELARTIEHAKTLFPSIKEVSCESDPQHLDSPGFKQLKGLVDRMSIGVQSFNDDILKMTDRLEKFGTGQQTFDKIMAAKELFPIINVDLIFGFRGQTDEVIQHDLDMASRLDPRQITTYPLMITHQTRKSVKGKLAAPQADMANQYRQILNRLNGQYNQLSAWAFGKANDEGFDEYVIDYDEYLGVGSGSFSFLNDTLYVNTFSLRKYQERIAAGKMGVEQQKNYSKKDVMQYRFLLGMFSGRLSRKYFRETFGVNLDTALFKEMTSMKLIGAIKNDPTDPDNLIITDNGKMMGLLMMKEFYAGMDNVRAQLRKPLKPCDM
- a CDS encoding DUF4424 domain-containing protein, whose product is MSIHIRALMGGLLALLSTAAFANDSSFGDANGSITLKYQPHISMDKESLFISEAEVKVDYLFTNTSSQDLIVPIAFPMPPMFFGSADHSSIDNFTLKVNGKTQPTEHRLVAQLADKTDISQELKKLGWGVEEVAYFAEYGEVPKGKPALPKEWLDGDQQIAFTLSDYFVWQQTFPAGKAVAISHSYTPSLPTGVPDTASSIIDTYTELACLDESAKQGIRKRNLIVKQDGEAQEIGVEWSHLSYILVTANNWQGAIKDFKLTLKKSQPTDLISLCFDGELKKIDPLTFEFQQKQFTPTQDLSILFIRKPDY
- a CDS encoding patatin family protein translates to MQDVALVLEGGGLRAIYTAGVLDAFLQQQLHFPYVIGVSAGAIYPASYVSRQFGRNLQIQQQYLRDKRYMGLRHWLTTGNYVNTDFTYKRMAYELLPFDFKTFLGSGTEFKVGAFNCQTGQTDYFGMADFQEHDKLLDVLIASSSLPFMANPYRINQQTYLDGGIAAPIPVAKAQQEGYKRQVVILTQDANYRKSPMKFNWLARKRYQAYPAVAAALKVRHQRYNQSLEELAQSVASGHTFVIRPAAPLNLSRLDRNIDKVTAVYRQGLADGQAILPKLQAWLNTGADIS
- a CDS encoding LysR family transcriptional regulator, with product MLKHLDLNLLPVLEILLEEQSVTAAAARLHLSQSAVSKQLTRLREVFDDPLFERTAYGLKPTPKALSLAPDLRQCLQQLAQFTRPDSFEPALSQRQFRMHLVETTYSLTFPHFMPSLLAQAPGVSINCQTWRLDTMDRLQRCDIDLAIGCREWDERSPMHVNHIPDDIHYVELVQDYTVCLMRRDHPALSQEWDLDTFLSYRQLQVAFGGLEHWLLDDVLQIQGRKRDIAVNMTDFQSALALCEQSDLILCAPSRYALAVMKSFDLMYLPSPIKLIPGAYLLMWHKHFEHDLSHKWLRELIINKVSASLPN
- a CDS encoding DMT family transporter, which codes for MPFVIALLAPVFWGTTYALVSLYLQDMSPYWVAVWRALPAGILLLMLRPRLPTLAWSKLSLLAFCNIGAFFALLFIGAYRLPGAVAGTLGATLPLIFLILAWLIDKKRPGMKWLLLGLMGLGGVILLLNPSADLDPIGVLCMLSATTLIAFSSRWMQRWDVGDFLVLTAWQLLLGGLMLIPLAWFMAGPPQIPSMDVVPSLIWLVTANTAVAYWAWLWSMRNLGPEIMGMVALVNPVVAVSLGVLIVGEALDMRQWAGILVILLSLLLMKLPQNLRWNPLKARG
- the trmL gene encoding tRNA (uridine(34)/cytosine(34)/5-carboxymethylaminomethyluridine(34)-2'-O)-methyltransferase TrmL, with the translated sequence MFHIALYEPEIAPNTGNIIRLCANNGSQLHLIEPLGFDFEEKKLRRAGLDYADLTNVTRHKNFDAFLEAMAGKRIMACTTKGSRPHTELSFAKDDVLLFGPETRGLPMPIIESIPTEQRLRIPMAATSRSLNLSNAVAIISYEAWRQLGFEGAI